The Pseudomonas saponiphila DNA segment CCCGGCGCACTTCGCCGGTGGCCGGGTCGACCACCGGCAGCGTCGGCCCGGCATAGTCGATGAATAGCTTCTCGCCCGCACGGTGCAGCTGACGCATCGAACGTTTGAGCGTCTGGGCGTAGCGCCGGTAGTGCTCGACGAACTGGGTGTAGCGGTAGGTCGGCTGGCCCGCATGCGCGGCGAGATATTCCTCCCACAGCAGCTGCAAGGTCACGCCCTTGCGTCGCAACTCGCGGTGGATGCTCAGCACATCGGGCAGCACTCGCTCACCGCGCGGCTTGTTCGTCGACGTCGGTGCAAACAAGGCGGCCGCCAGCGCGGCCTCGTCCATGGCCACCAGCGCCGGCCAGTCCAGCCCGGCCACCCGCGCCGCCGCGATGTACTTGCTAACCACGCCCTTGGACAGCTGCAAGGCACGGGCAATCTTCTCGTGGGACAAGCCGGCCTCAAACTTGAGGCGCAGACATTCTTTGATGTTTCGCATGGCTACTCGCGGCGCCGCCATCTTCCTCTCCCGAAATCGGTCGAGGATGGCGGCGCATCAGGTCATGCGCAACGAAGGGGAAGGCTTTCGCTAAGTCGTGACCGGCGATTTCGGTAAGCCGTGACCACCTGTTTCGGAACAGGCGGAAAATCGGTCACGTTGCTACCGAAATGAGCGGTCACGCGTTAGCGAAATGACCGGTCACGATCAACCGAAACGGCCGGTCACGGTGCTCCGAAATCCGCAGTTAGCCATGAGTCGAGAAATAACCCATTTGCAGTCCATGTAAACGGCGTGCCCTGGAGTAAGCAGCCAAAGACAGAAACCTTCGAGGACGCGAAGGCAGTAGTCGAAAAGCTTGCTCGCGAAGGCGCCAGTTTCGATACCGGCTATGGGCAAATCTGGTCGGGGAACTTGGCAGCGTTAGGGGTTTCTGCTGTGGACATGCTTGAGCCGTGTAAGAATCTGGCCGCCCTGGACCGAATCTTGTCGGACTGCTACCGGGCCGCTGTAGCGACTAATCAGGAGGGGCAGGCTGCATTACGCCATGCCCTTAGTTGCTACAACACCGGCAATCAGCGGGACGGTTTCACGAACGGATATGTGGGAAAGATTCTGGCTGTGGCTCAAGCCAATAACACATTGAAAGTGCCTGCGCTGCGCGTCGATGGAGTGGAGAGTGAAGGCGGCCAGGTGGGGAGTAGCGTTGAGCAGGAGAACGCGCTACCCGCTGAAAACGCAAGGTTAGGTCGGTCTGGTGGGTTCGATGATTCAACCCCGGACGGATTTGCCAACAGCACTCAAGACGGTTTCGAGGTGATGGCGCGGCAACATGACGGAGCGCCAAATGAAGGTCTTTCTCATCCAGCAAAAACAATTAGAGGACATGAGCAGCAAGAAGAAATTAATACGGACATGGATTCAGAGGTTGGAAGAAAAGAAATGGCTTCCACTCTTTGAAGTCATTAGCGACGACGGGCAAACGGTGTGCTGTTCGTTGCGTGTAAAGGATACAGGGGAGGTTAGAACGTGGGCTGATCTTCGACTGTTGGCCGAGTGGCTGAGGGAAAAGCTAAGCATCGAACGGTGTGAGCTTCTATTAACGGACTTTGATTTACCAGTAACGGAGTGAAATATGGACAAACTGAATGTTGGTGTAAACGGCAAGAAACTGGGCATGGTCTGCATGGTTCTGCTGTGTATCTTCGGGTCGAGTCTGGCCCAAGCAGCGGGGGTTGATACGGCGAACTCTTCGCTGAACTCGATGAAAACCTGGCTCGATACGTGGATTCCGCTTGCCTGCGCCGTGGTACTGGCGGTGCTGTGCATCCTCTGGTGGGCGCACGTTGTTCGCGCTGACTTCGCTACCCGTGGCGCCCTGGCAATGATCGGTGCTGGCTCTGCCAGTTACATCGTCAGTTTCTTCTTCGGCTAATACCAGAAGGGCGGGGCCTTTTGGTCCCGCCCTTGGGAGGTTATCGAATTGAATTTCTCACAAGGACGGTTCCCCTTGTTCAAAGGGGCAACTCGGTTGCCGACCTTAGCTGGTGTGCCTCGAACTGTGTTGCTAGTCACCTTCATGTTCTGCGGCGCGTTGTTCCAGTTCATCCACCTGTGGGCCATTGGGGTGTTCGTATTCCTGTTTGTCATCGAATGGTGCATCACCAAGCACGATGACCGAGCTTTTCGGATTCTCTACCTGGCTTGGAAAACCAAGATTGTGAACAGGTCTGAATCGTCATTTACGAACTTGTGGGGTGGGTCTAGCTACTCGCCCAGGGACTACGGAGATAAAGACTAATGGCCGTAAACAGCCCGTGATGTAAAGAGCGTAAAAAAATTCACGAAGGAACCAGCCTTCAAAAAATTCCTACCGTATCAGCATCACATCACCGACCACGTAATCAGCACGGAAAACGGTGAGCTGCTGACGATGTTCAAAACTGCGCGGGCGCACGCATGACTGCGCCTCGGATCTCGACCTGATCCGCTGGCACCGCGACCTGAACACCATGTTCAGGCAGATCAGCACCGAGCACGTCAAATACTGGACCCATCAGCATCACCGCCGAGGTCAACGACTACCCGGAAACGGAGTGGAACCTGGCGTTCGCCCAACACTTTGACGACAGCTACCGCAAGAGCTTCCAGTCCAAGCCGCTGATGGTGGAATGATCTCTACCTCCACGGTGGTTTACAACCCTGTTGGTGATCTGGCGCAAAAGGTCTTTTCCAAGATGGAGCGCCCTACCCGCGAGGAGTTGGTAGACATGCGTAACGAGGCGTTGAGCGCCTTGGAAGAGATCAGCAGCCGCATCATGCACACGCTCAAGCCTTACGGTATTGAGCGACTGGGCGTCTACTATCGCAACAGCCGCCGGCGAAATCACATTGCCCAGGATCAGGACGATGATTCCTGGCTGGCTGATGAAACCGGGCTTGAGGCTGATGCCTTCGATATCGATCCTGACGACCTGGTTGGCCGATACGGTGGCGAGCGCGCCGGCGCCGGCAGTTCCTGCGCAAGAAAGCGCCGGCAGCCTTCGGGCATTTTCTACTGCCCTGGAATGGCTCTCGTTCCTCATCAACGGCTATTGGCAGCCAGTACCCCGTCTGGCGCTCACAGATACGCACATATTTGATGGAAAGCCGGCCCGTTTCCTCTATTTGGGGCGACATAATCCAGCGCCGCCGCTTCGATGGCGTGGATTACATGGCAGGTGTTGAGATCGTCGATTACGACGATGAGACGGAGCCTGGCCAGCTCAATCTGCTGATGGAAGCAGATTTTGAATACGTGCTGACCCAATCCTATTGCTGCATGTCCCTGGGGGCTGCTCAGTCATTCCTGTCTAACCAGCAGAAATCGATGCTGGAAACAAAGGACAAGGGCAAGTCGCAGATCCGGCAGTTGGAAGACGCCGAGGACGATGTGACCTCGCGGCGGTTCGTCATGGGTTTCCATCATGCGACCATCCACGTTTGGGCAAACACATCGAAAGGCGTACAGAAACTGGCTCGCAAGGCCAAGGGCATGATGACCGACTGCGGTATCAAGGCTGACTCGGTTGGCCTCGCATCCGAGGCTGCCTTTTACGCCATGCTGCCGGCCAACCATGCGTTTGTTCCCCGCCCGGTCCCAGTGAATAGCTGGAACTTCCTGTGTTTCTCGCCGTTTCACGGTTTCATGACTGGCAAGGCGAACAACAACCCATGGGGACCAGCGGTCACGTTGTTCAAGACCACGGCAGGTACGCCGCTGTTCTTCAACTGGCACGTGTCGCCGATGGAAGAACAGTCGTTTGGCAAGCGCCCGCCAGGCCACACCCTTATCCTGGGCCAGACCGGCGCCGGTAAGACGACCCTGCTCAATGCATTGATTACTCAGTCCAGCAAGTTCGAGCCACGGGTGATCTGTTACGACAAAGACCGGGGCATGATGCCGCTGGTGACGTCCTTGGAAGGGCGCTATACCGTGCTGCGCGAGGGTGAATCGACGGGCTGGCAGCCGGCACAAATCGAGCCGACTACCGCCAACGTTGCCATGGTCAAGCGTCTGATCAGGATCTGCGCGGAAACCACGAACGGCGGCCCGATTGAACAGACCGACGTGGAACTCATCGGCAAGGCCGTCGACCATGTGATGGTCAGTGGCCTGGTCGCCAAGGAGCTGCGTTCGTTTTATGCGATCTGGCGCCAGATCCCTGCGGCGGCGCGGGTCAATAACCAGCAGAAATTGTCGCTGGCTGAAATGCTCAAGCCCTGGTGCCGAGGTGGAGAACATGGGTGGTTGTTCGATAACCCGTCCGACGCCTTGACCTTCGACACGCACAAGGTGTTCGGCTTCGACCTGACCGACTTTATCGTGGCCCCGGATCAGCCGGCCCCCCAAGCTCGCACGCCGTTGCTGATGTACCTGTTTTATCGGGTTCGCCTGGCCATCGATGGTAGCTGCCGGGTGATTCAGGTATTTGACGAATTCGCCCAGTATCTGGACGACCCCTACATGGATGTGGAAGTGA contains these protein-coding regions:
- a CDS encoding VirB3 family type IV secretion system protein produces the protein MFKGATRLPTLAGVPRTVLLVTFMFCGALFQFIHLWAIGVFVFLFVIEWCITKHDDRAFRILYLAWKTKIVNRSESSFTNLWGGSSYSPRDYGDKD
- a CDS encoding type IV secretion system DNA-binding domain-containing protein, with the protein product MESRPVSSIWGDIIQRRRFDGVDYMAGVEIVDYDDETEPGQLNLLMEADFEYVLTQSYCCMSLGAAQSFLSNQQKSMLETKDKGKSQIRQLEDAEDDVTSRRFVMGFHHATIHVWANTSKGVQKLARKAKGMMTDCGIKADSVGLASEAAFYAMLPANHAFVPRPVPVNSWNFLCFSPFHGFMTGKANNNPWGPAVTLFKTTAGTPLFFNWHVSPMEEQSFGKRPPGHTLILGQTGAGKTTLLNALITQSSKFEPRVICYDKDRGMMPLVTSLEGRYTVLREGESTGWQPAQIEPTTANVAMVKRLIRICAETTNGGPIEQTDVELIGKAVDHVMVSGLVAKELRSFYAIWRQIPAAARVNNQQKLSLAEMLKPWCRGGEHGWLFDNPSDALTFDTHKVFGFDLTDFIVAPDQPAPQARTPLLMYLFYRVRLAIDGSCRVIQVFDEFAQYLDDPYMDVEVKRGLKTDRKKDAIYVFSTQEPNDALESRIGKTIMQQCVTKILLENPEADPVDYMKGLKLTEAEYQALLNIPEFSRQFLVKQGSQSAIATMDLRGMEKAISILSGTPDNADRLESILAANPNAKPEAWLPKYWEAVLPKQQNRSN
- a CDS encoding TrbC/VirB2 family protein, translated to MDKLNVGVNGKKLGMVCMVLLCIFGSSLAQAAGVDTANSSLNSMKTWLDTWIPLACAVVLAVLCILWWAHVVRADFATRGALAMIGAGSASYIVSFFFG
- a CDS encoding lytic transglycosylase domain-containing protein yields the protein MPWSKQPKTETFEDAKAVVEKLAREGASFDTGYGQIWSGNLAALGVSAVDMLEPCKNLAALDRILSDCYRAAVATNQEGQAALRHALSCYNTGNQRDGFTNGYVGKILAVAQANNTLKVPALRVDGVESEGGQVGSSVEQENALPAENARLGRSGGFDDSTPDGFANSTQDGFEVMARQHDGAPNEGLSHPAKTIRGHEQQEEINTDMDSEVGRKEMASTL